From a single Francisella halioticida genomic region:
- a CDS encoding transposase: protein MSPEKATDFKAKVIIELLKGDMTVNEIASKYDLLPKNVHNWKQQFLSNACLAFDKSSVVKEYKQEIDELRKDKDATSILPQ, encoded by the coding sequence ATGTCCCCAGAAAAAGCTACTGATTTTAAAGCTAAAGTAATTATAGAATTGCTAAAAGGCGATATGACAGTTAATGAGATAGCAAGTAAGTATGATTTACTTCCTAAAAACGTGCATAATTGGAAGCAGCAATTTTTATCTAATGCTTGCTTAGCATTTGATAAAAGCTCTGTTGTTAAGGAGTATAAGCAGGAAATAGATGAGCTTAGAAAAGATAAAGATGCAACAAGTATACTACCCCAATAA
- the tsaD gene encoding tRNA (adenosine(37)-N6)-threonylcarbamoyltransferase complex transferase subunit TsaD, with amino-acid sequence MLVLGIESSCDETGLAIYDFDSRKIVADALYSQIDLHKRYGGVVPELASREHIVKLNILVKQIFKESGLGFADIDCIAYTATPGLIGALMVGATFAKTLGFIHDIDMVAIHHLEGHLLSPLLDVKSKIKYPFVALLVSGGHTQLFEVRSFGQYNLLGESIDDAAGEAFDKTAKLLGMAYPGGIEVANLADKVTDKKKYLLPRPMKNKPNLDFSFSGLKTAVLNTWYSEQDQSQENKANLCYAFQDAAIDVLVSKCNKALKQTKNKRLVISGGVSANKLLRQRLEELSKDNGYQIFFPPMKYCTDNGAMIALAGAYRYSHGSKDSSLEIDVKARSSI; translated from the coding sequence ATGCTTGTTTTAGGTATCGAAAGCTCCTGTGATGAGACAGGTCTTGCTATTTATGATTTTGATTCTAGAAAAATAGTTGCAGATGCATTATATAGTCAAATAGATTTACATAAAAGATATGGTGGAGTTGTACCAGAATTAGCTTCGCGTGAGCATATTGTAAAATTAAATATCTTGGTGAAACAAATATTTAAAGAGTCAGGTCTAGGTTTTGCAGATATCGATTGTATAGCTTATACAGCTACTCCAGGGTTAATTGGCGCACTTATGGTTGGTGCAACATTTGCTAAAACTTTAGGGTTTATTCATGATATTGATATGGTTGCAATCCATCATCTTGAAGGACACTTACTTTCACCTCTTTTAGATGTGAAAAGCAAAATTAAATATCCTTTTGTGGCATTGTTAGTTTCCGGTGGCCATACTCAATTATTTGAAGTTAGAAGTTTTGGGCAGTATAACTTACTCGGAGAATCAATAGATGATGCTGCAGGAGAAGCGTTTGATAAAACAGCTAAGCTTTTGGGTATGGCTTATCCAGGAGGAATTGAAGTTGCTAACTTAGCAGATAAAGTAACAGATAAGAAAAAATATTTACTCCCAAGACCAATGAAAAATAAACCTAATCTTGATTTTAGTTTTAGTGGTTTAAAAACAGCAGTATTAAATACGTGGTATTCAGAACAAGATCAGTCTCAAGAAAATAAAGCAAATCTTTGTTACGCCTTTCAAGATGCAGCTATAGATGTTTTGGTATCAAAGTGTAATAAGGCTTTGAAACAAACAAAAAATAAAAGATTAGTAATCTCTGGTGGAGTTAGCGCAAATAAGTTACTGCGTCAAAGATTAGAGGAATTATCAAAAGATAATGGCTATCAAATATTTTTTCCACCAATGAAATATTGCACAGATAATGGTGCTATGATTGCTCTTGCAGGCGCTTATAGGTATAGTCATGGCTCTAAGGATTCTAGTTTGGAAATTGATGTCAAGGCTAGGTCATCAATTTAG
- the rpoC gene encoding DNA-directed RNA polymerase subunit beta': MNNGILHQNYNSKKFDIIKISLASPEIVRSWSHGEVKKPETINYRTFKPERDGLFCAKIFGPVKDYECLCGKYKRLKHRGVVCERCGVEVEQTKVRRERMGHIDLVCPVVHIWYLKSLPSRIGLFLDMPLKNVEKVLYFESYIVTDPGITPLEKKQLLTDDEYAEALENYGYEFEASMGAEAIRNLLSDTDIESEIETLREEYAQSKSTAKKEKAIKRLRLLETFQASGNKPEWMVMTVLPVLPPDLRPLVPIEGGRFATSDLNDLYRRVINRNNRLKKLLDLNAPDIIVRNEKRMLQESVDALLDNGRRGRAVTGSNKRPLKSLADMIKGKQGRFRQNLLGKRVDYSGRSVITVGPSLRLHECGLPKKMALELFKPFVYSKLRLGGHATTIKQAKRMVELEEAAVWDILEIVINEHPVLLNRAPTLHRLGIQAFEPKLIEGKAIQLHPLVCAAFNADFDGDQMAVHVPLTVESQLESRVLMMSTNNILSPASGHPIITPTQDIVLGLYYITREKDGARGEGKLFASYEDISRAYNSGTIDIHAKIKLRVDRQVFDTKGNTYNEKGVVNTTVGRALLLNILPEGLSFSLLNKVLVKKEISKIINQAFRVLGGKATVVLADKLMYAGFKYSTLSGISVGVDDMTIPDDKEAKVEEAEKEIKHITEQYQSSLITDNERYNNIINIWSKTSDEVGASMMDVISKDTITINGETKDTESFNSVYMMAKSGARGSYNQMRQLAGMRGLMAKPDGTMIETAITENFREGLSVLQYFTSTHGARKGLADTALKTANAGYLTRRLVDVAQDLVVIEEDCGTDDGLMFSAIVEDGEVKVPLIERALGRTLAADVVTEKGIVLLEEGTLLDENLIEILDDNGIDMIKLRSPITCKTRRGLCAKCYGRDLARERQVNVGESVGVIAAQSIGEPGTQLTMRTFHTGGAASLGVTVSDIKVKTAGKIKFKNIRTVTNKEGQEIVISRAGEIIVSDTMGRVREQHKIPMGANVPLASSKAVEIGDIIATWDPHAQPLITDVAGKVVLEDVIDGITSKHTYDDLTGQQTIEITSISQRTTSKNLKPVVKIVDEEGSELKSVSLAVGAVLSVSDDTQLEVGDVVAKIPLEGSKNKDITGGLPRVAELFEARRPKEAAVLSPCDGMVRLGNRDTKEKQRIEILDRNGHIVEEILLPKSRHLVVFDGENVVKGDILADGPTDPHDLLQYKGLEAFADYIMIEAQSVYRMQGVVINDKHIETIVRQMLRKAVVTNEGDSKFVKNENVELVRILEKNDSLREQEKKEVEFEPVLMGITRSSLSTESFLSAASFQETTRVLTEASIHSQVDQLIGLKENVLIGRLIPTGTGLAVRKESKKIDKIREELGVKDGIAFTDAAAAFNVEETSPENIKPQESEKDINEDIEESLRNALESLDF; the protein is encoded by the coding sequence GTGAATAACGGTATCCTACATCAAAATTACAATAGTAAAAAGTTTGATATTATTAAAATATCTTTAGCATCTCCAGAAATTGTTCGTTCATGGTCTCATGGTGAAGTTAAAAAACCAGAAACTATTAATTATAGAACATTTAAGCCAGAAAGAGATGGTTTGTTTTGTGCTAAGATTTTTGGTCCGGTTAAAGACTATGAGTGTTTATGCGGTAAGTATAAGCGTTTAAAACATCGCGGCGTGGTTTGTGAACGTTGTGGTGTTGAGGTTGAACAAACTAAAGTAAGAAGAGAAAGAATGGGACACATTGATCTTGTTTGTCCTGTTGTACATATTTGGTACCTAAAGTCTCTTCCTTCAAGAATTGGTCTTTTCTTAGATATGCCTCTTAAAAATGTAGAGAAAGTTCTATATTTTGAATCATATATTGTTACTGATCCTGGAATTACACCTCTAGAAAAAAAACAACTTCTTACAGATGATGAGTATGCTGAAGCTCTAGAGAATTATGGTTATGAGTTTGAGGCATCTATGGGTGCTGAAGCTATTAGGAATCTATTGTCAGATACAGATATTGAATCTGAGATAGAAACATTACGAGAAGAGTATGCACAAAGTAAATCTACAGCTAAGAAAGAAAAAGCTATCAAGAGATTAAGACTTCTTGAGACTTTTCAAGCATCTGGTAATAAGCCTGAGTGGATGGTAATGACGGTATTGCCAGTTCTTCCACCAGACCTAAGACCTCTTGTACCTATCGAAGGTGGTAGATTTGCAACATCTGATCTTAATGACTTATACCGTAGAGTAATTAATAGAAATAATAGACTTAAAAAATTATTAGATCTTAATGCTCCAGATATTATTGTTAGAAATGAAAAAAGAATGCTTCAAGAGTCTGTTGATGCATTATTAGATAATGGTAGGCGTGGTAGAGCTGTTACTGGCTCTAACAAGAGACCTCTTAAATCATTAGCAGATATGATTAAAGGTAAACAAGGCCGTTTCCGTCAAAATCTACTTGGTAAGCGTGTTGACTACTCTGGGCGTTCTGTAATTACAGTAGGTCCATCTTTAAGATTACATGAATGCGGTCTTCCGAAAAAAATGGCCTTAGAGCTATTTAAGCCATTTGTATACTCAAAGCTAAGACTAGGTGGCCATGCTACTACAATTAAGCAAGCTAAGAGAATGGTTGAGCTTGAAGAAGCTGCAGTATGGGATATTTTAGAGATTGTTATTAATGAGCATCCGGTGCTTTTAAACCGTGCTCCAACACTTCATAGATTAGGTATCCAAGCATTTGAACCTAAGCTTATCGAAGGTAAAGCAATACAATTGCACCCTTTGGTTTGCGCAGCATTTAACGCTGATTTTGATGGTGATCAAATGGCTGTTCATGTACCTTTAACGGTTGAGTCTCAGTTAGAGTCTAGAGTGTTAATGATGTCAACAAATAACATATTATCACCAGCATCTGGACACCCAATTATTACTCCTACTCAGGATATTGTATTAGGTCTATATTATATCACTAGAGAAAAAGATGGTGCTAGAGGCGAAGGTAAGCTATTTGCTAGTTATGAAGATATAAGCAGAGCTTATAATTCAGGGACTATTGATATTCACGCTAAAATAAAGTTAAGAGTAGATAGACAAGTTTTTGATACTAAAGGTAATACTTATAATGAGAAAGGAGTTGTAAACACTACTGTTGGTAGAGCTCTGCTTCTTAATATATTACCAGAAGGCTTATCCTTCTCTTTACTGAATAAAGTTTTAGTTAAGAAAGAAATTTCTAAAATTATTAACCAGGCATTTAGAGTGTTAGGTGGTAAAGCTACTGTAGTTTTAGCTGATAAATTAATGTATGCAGGTTTTAAATATTCAACTCTATCAGGTATTTCTGTAGGTGTTGATGATATGACTATCCCTGATGATAAAGAAGCTAAAGTGGAAGAAGCTGAAAAAGAAATTAAGCATATTACAGAACAATATCAGTCTTCATTAATTACAGATAATGAAAGATATAATAATATCATTAATATTTGGAGTAAAACTTCTGATGAGGTTGGGGCTTCAATGATGGATGTTATATCTAAGGATACAATTACTATAAATGGTGAGACAAAAGATACAGAATCATTCAATTCAGTTTATATGATGGCTAAATCTGGTGCTAGGGGCTCTTATAACCAGATGAGACAGCTTGCTGGTATGCGTGGTCTAATGGCAAAACCAGATGGTACGATGATTGAAACAGCGATTACGGAAAACTTTAGAGAAGGTTTATCAGTATTGCAGTACTTTACATCTACTCATGGTGCTCGTAAAGGTTTAGCAGATACAGCCCTTAAAACAGCAAACGCAGGTTATTTGACTCGTAGATTAGTTGATGTTGCTCAAGATTTGGTTGTAATTGAAGAAGACTGTGGTACAGATGATGGTTTAATGTTCTCAGCTATTGTTGAAGATGGAGAAGTTAAGGTTCCTCTAATAGAGAGAGCTCTTGGTAGAACACTAGCTGCAGATGTTGTAACTGAGAAAGGTATTGTTCTATTAGAAGAAGGTACTTTGTTGGATGAAAATCTAATTGAGATACTTGATGATAATGGTATCGATATGATCAAGCTTAGATCTCCAATTACATGTAAAACTCGTAGAGGTCTATGTGCTAAATGTTATGGTAGAGATCTGGCTCGTGAGAGACAGGTTAACGTAGGTGAGTCTGTCGGTGTAATCGCAGCACAATCAATTGGTGAACCAGGTACTCAGCTGACAATGAGAACGTTCCATACAGGTGGTGCGGCATCTCTAGGCGTAACTGTTTCTGATATCAAAGTTAAAACAGCAGGTAAGATCAAGTTCAAGAACATTAGAACGGTAACTAATAAAGAAGGCCAAGAGATCGTAATTTCTCGAGCTGGTGAAATTATTGTTTCTGATACTATGGGTAGAGTTAGAGAGCAACATAAGATCCCTATGGGTGCAAATGTTCCTCTAGCTAGTAGCAAAGCAGTAGAAATTGGTGATATAATTGCTACTTGGGATCCGCATGCTCAGCCATTAATTACAGATGTGGCTGGTAAGGTTGTTCTTGAAGATGTAATAGATGGTATAACATCTAAGCATACTTATGATGATTTAACAGGTCAGCAAACTATTGAGATAACTTCTATATCTCAAAGAACAACATCTAAGAACTTAAAGCCTGTCGTTAAAATTGTTGATGAAGAAGGTAGTGAACTTAAGTCAGTATCACTAGCTGTAGGTGCAGTACTAAGTGTTTCTGATGATACTCAGTTAGAGGTAGGTGATGTTGTAGCTAAAATTCCTCTAGAAGGGTCTAAGAACAAAGATATTACAGGTGGTCTTCCACGTGTTGCTGAACTATTTGAAGCAAGACGTCCTAAGGAAGCAGCTGTACTTTCTCCATGTGATGGTATGGTTAGACTCGGTAATAGAGATACTAAAGAAAAACAAAGAATTGAAATTCTAGATAGGAATGGTCATATTGTTGAAGAAATTCTATTACCTAAATCTCGTCATTTAGTTGTCTTTGATGGTGAAAATGTTGTCAAGGGTGATATTTTAGCAGATGGACCTACTGATCCGCATGATCTACTTCAATATAAGGGCTTAGAAGCTTTTGCTGATTATATAATGATTGAAGCTCAGTCTGTGTATCGTATGCAAGGTGTTGTAATTAATGATAAGCATATTGAAACAATTGTTAGACAAATGCTAAGAAAAGCTGTTGTAACTAATGAAGGTGATAGTAAGTTTGTTAAGAATGAGAATGTCGAACTTGTTAGAATATTGGAAAAGAATGATAGCTTGCGTGAGCAAGAGAAGAAAGAAGTTGAGTTTGAGCCTGTACTTATGGGTATAACAAGATCTTCTTTATCTACGGAATCATTCTTGTCAGCGGCATCTTTCCAAGAGACAACAAGAGTGCTTACTGAAGCTTCGATACATTCTCAAGTAGATCAACTAATAGGTCTTAAAGAGAACGTTCTAATTGGTCGACTAATACCAACAGGTACAGGTTTAGCAGTAAGAAAAGAATCTAAGAAGATTGATAAAATAAGAGAGGAGCTAGGTGTTAAAGATGGTATAGCATTTACTGATGCTGCTGCAGCCTTCAACGTCGAAGAAACTTCTCCTGAAAATATCAAACCTCAAGAAAGTGAAAAAGATATAAATGAAGATATTGAAGAATCTTTGAGAAATGCTCTTGAATCACTAGATTTCTAA
- the rpoB gene encoding DNA-directed RNA polymerase subunit beta has protein sequence MSYSYAEKKRIRKEFGDLPHILDVPYLLSIQTESYKKFLNAAEAKGRLHSGLELVLKQSFPVESKNGQYELHYVDYQIGEPSFDETECQVRGATYDAPLNVKLRLVVYNKEALPSEKIVEDIREEYVYMGDIPLMTTNGTFIINGTERVVVSQLHRSPGVFFSKDDSEEGVFSARIIPYRGSWLDFEFDAKGIVWARIDRKRKFCATVILKALRYTQEEILENFSDSKTITFDNKGFALKLDDLPSMKGELLKFDIVGDQGKTIVKKNKKLTSRDIKKIKDAKIDSVAIDFDLVSTLRVAKDIVNEATGEVIACANDDVTENLLDACVSVGMLELEVIDFITTEKGRYISDTLKYDLTKNTDEALVEIYKVLRPGDPPAAASVKALFEGLFFIESRYSLSDIGRMKLNARLDSDKVSKDIYTLENSDIVGVLEELINIRDGKGKVDDIDHLGNRRVRSVGEMVENQFRIGLYRVEKGIRESMSLVHKDKLMPKDIVNSKPITAAIKEFFTSGALSQFMDQDNPLSEVTHKRRISALGPGGLSRDRAGFEVRDVHATHYGRLCPIETPEGPNIGLINSLASYSRVNDFGFLEAPYRKVVAGRVTDEIEYLSAIDEDNYVIAQASTELDKDNHFVEDLIQCRSGGEAIFTESSRVQYMDVSAKQMVSAAAALIPFLEHDDANRVLMGANMQRQAVPTLKADKPLVGTGMEKIVARDSGNCIIAKNAGQIAEVDSNRIVIKVDTSKSKDNKLVDIYSLTKFKRSNKNTCINQRPIVNVGDKVEAGDILADGFATDFGELSLGHNLMVAFMPWNGYNFEDSILLSERIVKDDKYTSIHIEEFTCVARDTKLGPEEITSDIPNVSELGLAKLDESGIVHIGANVEAGDILVAKITPKAEQQLTPEERLLRAIFNEKASNVADSSLRMPSGTSGTVINVQVFENDKGGKSLRALQIEKELIDKARKDFDEEFAVIESVVRSSVENDIVGAKLQKAKGLKKGAVLTKEFLEKLPFAKWLEISFEDKKLNDRVEKAKEYYDEAKIAVDAKFEVKKKSITQSNELSPGVIKTVKVFVAIKKRIQPGDKMAGRHGNKGVVSRVLPVEDMPYMEDGTPVDVCLNPLGIPSRMNIGQILEAHLGLASYGLGKRIEETLEQTKKVAELRKTLEEVYNSVGNKKVDLESLSDEEVLTLCENLKDGVPIATPVFDGAKEEDIKSLLKIGGFASNGQMKLFDGRTGQSFDRHVTVGYMYMLKLDHLVDDKMHARSTGSYSLVTQQPLGGKAQFGGQRFGEMEVWALQAYGAAYTLREMLTVKSDDIAGRSKMYKNIVDGKLTMNVDVPESFNVLRNEVRALGIDMDFDYSSEEE, from the coding sequence ATGTCTTACTCATACGCTGAGAAAAAAAGAATTCGTAAAGAGTTTGGGGATCTTCCTCATATCTTAGATGTACCATATTTACTTTCGATTCAGACAGAGTCTTATAAAAAGTTTTTAAATGCTGCCGAAGCTAAAGGTAGGCTTCACTCTGGTCTTGAATTGGTGCTTAAGCAATCTTTTCCGGTAGAAAGTAAAAATGGTCAATATGAACTTCATTATGTTGATTACCAAATAGGTGAGCCTAGTTTTGATGAAACAGAGTGTCAAGTGCGTGGTGCGACTTATGATGCTCCGTTAAATGTAAAATTAAGGTTAGTTGTATATAATAAAGAAGCTCTTCCAAGTGAGAAAATAGTAGAAGATATTAGGGAAGAGTATGTGTATATGGGCGATATCCCATTAATGACAACAAATGGTACGTTTATTATTAATGGTACAGAAAGAGTTGTTGTATCCCAGTTACATAGATCACCAGGAGTCTTTTTTAGTAAAGATGATTCAGAAGAGGGTGTATTTTCAGCACGTATTATTCCATATAGAGGATCTTGGCTTGACTTTGAGTTTGATGCAAAAGGCATTGTATGGGCTAGAATTGATAGAAAAAGAAAATTCTGTGCAACAGTCATTTTAAAAGCTCTTAGATATACACAAGAGGAAATATTAGAGAATTTCTCTGATAGTAAAACTATTACGTTTGATAATAAAGGTTTTGCCCTTAAGTTAGATGACCTTCCAAGTATGAAGGGAGAGTTACTTAAGTTTGATATTGTAGGAGATCAAGGTAAAACAATAGTTAAGAAAAATAAAAAACTTACGTCTAGAGATATTAAAAAAATTAAAGATGCAAAAATTGACTCAGTTGCTATAGACTTTGATTTAGTAAGCACTCTTAGAGTTGCTAAAGATATTGTTAACGAAGCTACTGGTGAAGTTATTGCTTGTGCAAATGACGATGTTACTGAGAATTTATTAGATGCATGTGTTAGTGTTGGCATGCTTGAGTTAGAAGTTATCGATTTTATAACCACTGAGAAAGGTAGGTATATCTCTGATACTTTAAAGTATGATCTTACAAAAAATACTGATGAAGCTTTGGTTGAAATCTATAAGGTCTTAAGACCTGGAGATCCTCCGGCAGCAGCATCAGTTAAAGCGTTATTTGAAGGTTTGTTTTTTATCGAAAGCAGATATAGTTTATCTGATATTGGTAGAATGAAACTAAATGCAAGATTAGATTCAGATAAGGTTTCTAAAGATATTTATACCTTAGAAAATAGTGATATTGTGGGTGTATTAGAAGAGCTAATTAATATTCGTGATGGTAAAGGTAAAGTTGATGATATTGATCACTTAGGTAACAGACGTGTACGTTCTGTTGGTGAGATGGTTGAAAACCAATTTAGAATAGGTCTTTACCGTGTAGAGAAGGGTATCCGTGAAAGTATGTCTTTAGTACATAAAGATAAACTTATGCCTAAAGATATTGTAAATTCTAAACCAATTACAGCTGCTATTAAAGAGTTCTTTACATCTGGTGCTTTATCACAGTTTATGGATCAAGATAATCCATTATCAGAGGTTACACATAAACGTAGAATCTCTGCGTTAGGCCCAGGTGGTCTATCACGCGATAGAGCGGGTTTTGAGGTTCGTGATGTACATGCAACTCACTATGGTAGATTATGCCCAATTGAAACTCCAGAGGGTCCAAACATTGGTCTTATCAATTCGTTGGCAAGTTATTCTAGAGTAAATGACTTTGGTTTCTTAGAAGCGCCATATAGAAAAGTTGTTGCTGGTAGAGTCACTGATGAGATTGAATACTTATCAGCTATTGATGAAGATAATTATGTAATTGCTCAGGCATCAACAGAGCTTGATAAAGATAATCATTTTGTTGAAGATCTTATTCAGTGTCGTTCAGGTGGTGAAGCAATATTTACTGAATCTAGCAGAGTTCAATACATGGATGTTTCTGCTAAGCAGATGGTTTCAGCAGCTGCAGCATTAATACCTTTCCTAGAGCATGATGATGCTAACAGGGTATTAATGGGTGCAAACATGCAACGCCAAGCTGTACCAACTCTTAAAGCAGATAAGCCTTTAGTTGGAACTGGTATGGAGAAAATTGTTGCTAGAGATTCTGGTAACTGTATCATTGCAAAAAATGCTGGCCAGATTGCTGAAGTAGATTCAAATAGGATCGTAATTAAAGTAGATACTAGCAAGTCTAAAGACAACAAGTTAGTGGATATTTATAGCTTAACTAAATTCAAGCGTTCAAATAAAAATACTTGTATTAACCAACGTCCAATAGTTAATGTTGGTGATAAAGTTGAGGCTGGCGATATCTTGGCAGATGGTTTTGCTACAGATTTTGGTGAGCTATCTCTTGGTCATAACCTAATGGTCGCTTTTATGCCATGGAACGGTTATAACTTTGAGGATTCAATTTTACTGTCAGAAAGGATCGTAAAAGATGATAAATATACAAGTATACATATTGAAGAGTTTACTTGTGTTGCTCGTGATACTAAGCTTGGTCCTGAGGAGATAACTTCAGATATTCCTAACGTAAGTGAATTAGGTTTGGCAAAGCTTGATGAGTCAGGAATTGTACATATTGGTGCTAATGTTGAAGCAGGTGATATTCTTGTGGCTAAAATTACACCAAAAGCTGAGCAACAGTTGACTCCAGAAGAAAGACTTTTAAGAGCTATTTTTAATGAGAAAGCTTCAAATGTTGCTGATAGTTCATTAAGAATGCCAAGTGGTACTTCTGGTACAGTTATTAATGTTCAGGTTTTTGAAAATGATAAAGGTGGTAAAAGCTTAAGAGCACTCCAAATTGAAAAAGAGTTAATAGATAAAGCTCGTAAGGATTTTGATGAAGAGTTTGCTGTAATTGAATCGGTAGTTAGATCTTCAGTAGAAAATGATATTGTTGGTGCTAAGCTTCAAAAAGCTAAAGGTCTTAAGAAAGGAGCTGTTCTAACTAAAGAATTCCTAGAAAAACTTCCGTTTGCTAAATGGCTAGAGATATCTTTTGAAGATAAAAAGCTTAATGATAGAGTAGAAAAAGCTAAAGAGTATTACGATGAAGCAAAAATAGCGGTAGATGCTAAATTTGAAGTTAAGAAGAAATCTATTACTCAAAGTAATGAACTGTCTCCTGGTGTGATTAAAACAGTTAAAGTTTTTGTTGCTATCAAAAAACGTATTCAGCCAGGTGATAAAATGGCTGGTAGACATGGTAACAAAGGTGTAGTATCTCGTGTACTACCTGTTGAAGATATGCCATATATGGAAGATGGTACTCCTGTAGATGTTTGTCTAAACCCTCTAGGTATTCCATCTCGTATGAATATTGGTCAGATTCTTGAAGCACATTTAGGCTTAGCATCTTATGGTCTGGGTAAACGAATTGAAGAAACTCTAGAGCAGACTAAAAAAGTAGCTGAACTAAGAAAAACCTTAGAAGAAGTTTATAATAGTGTTGGTAATAAAAAAGTTGACCTAGAATCTTTAAGTGATGAAGAAGTATTAACTCTTTGTGAAAACTTAAAGGATGGTGTACCAATTGCGACTCCTGTGTTTGATGGTGCTAAAGAAGAAGATATTAAATCTTTACTGAAAATAGGTGGTTTTGCAAGTAATGGTCAGATGAAACTTTTTGATGGTCGTACTGGCCAGTCATTTGATAGACATGTGACAGTTGGTTATATGTATATGTTGAAACTTGATCACTTAGTAGATGATAAGATGCATGCTAGATCAACAGGGTCTTATAGTTTAGTTACGCAGCAACCTCTAGGTGGTAAAGCACAGTTTGGTGGTCAAAGATTCGGTGAGATGGAAGTTTGGGCATTACAAGCATACGGTGCTGCTTATACGTTAAGAGAAATGTTAACAGTTAAATCAGATGATATAGCTGGTAGATCTAAAATGTATAAGAATATAGTTGATGGTAAGTTGACTATGAATGTTGATGTTCCAGAATCGTTTAATGTTTTAAGAAATGAAGTTAGAGCATTGGGTATAGATATGGATTTTGACTATTCATCTGAGGAAGAATAA
- a CDS encoding IS3 family transposase → MQIHEEIPCYGYIKAHKQLIEDGFSICENTVQKYRKELGIKAILAVKKPNLNLSEPNKEHAIYSYKLKGLSILRPNQVWSTDITYIKTDAGTVYMAAIIDWYSKAVLSWEISNTMDSSLVMKVLNEALYKYGVPEIFNTDQGSQYTSNIHIQTLLDKKITISMDGKGRATDNICIERFWRSAKCERFYLNQYPGIVELRNDVDDYIDFYNNRRFHESINYKKPMEFYYDNLLEKRAA, encoded by the coding sequence ATACAGATACATGAGGAGATTCCCTGCTACGGCTATATAAAAGCTCATAAGCAATTAATAGAAGATGGGTTTAGCATCTGTGAGAACACAGTACAAAAGTATCGTAAAGAGTTAGGCATCAAAGCTATATTGGCGGTGAAAAAACCAAACTTAAACTTATCTGAACCTAACAAAGAGCATGCTATTTATAGTTACAAACTAAAAGGTTTAAGCATATTGAGACCTAATCAAGTTTGGTCTACAGATATTACATATATTAAGACTGATGCTGGCACAGTTTATATGGCAGCTATTATTGATTGGTACTCTAAGGCTGTACTAAGTTGGGAGATATCCAACACTATGGATAGTAGTTTAGTTATGAAAGTTTTAAATGAAGCTCTGTATAAATATGGAGTACCAGAAATATTTAACACTGATCAAGGTAGCCAGTACACATCTAACATTCATATCCAAACATTATTGGATAAAAAAATTACTATATCTATGGATGGTAAAGGTAGAGCAACTGATAACATTTGCATCGAAAGATTTTGGAGAAGTGCTAAATGTGAGAGATTTTATTTAAATCAATATCCTGGCATTGTTGAACTAAGAAACGATGTGGATGATTATATAGATTTTTATAATAATAGAAGATTTCATGAGTCTATCAATTATAAAAAACCTATGGAATTTTATTACGATAACTTATTGGAAAAACGGGCGGCTTAG
- a CDS encoding transposase — protein MSNKRKIYTVEFKTKVVLEVLGKDQTITQLSVKYNITPKNINN, from the coding sequence ATGAGTAATAAGAGAAAAATATATACCGTTGAATTTAAGACTAAAGTTGTCTTGGAAGTATTGGGGAAAGATCAAACAATCACACAGTTATCAGTAAAATATAATATTACGCCCAAAAACATAAATAATTGA
- a CDS encoding lipopolysaccharide assembly protein LapA domain-containing protein, whose product MFSMLTKLFWQIFFGIVIILIVMLSILNTDRVSFDYIFGTTTLPLIVLMSIAFVLGLILGSFITKFIQITKTSGGSKK is encoded by the coding sequence ATGTTTAGTATGTTAACAAAACTTTTCTGGCAGATATTTTTTGGAATAGTTATAATCCTCATAGTAATGCTATCTATATTGAATACTGATAGAGTGAGTTTTGATTATATCTTTGGAACTACAACATTGCCTCTGATTGTTTTAATGTCTATAGCTTTTGTTTTGGGGCTTATATTAGGTTCATTTATTACGAAATTTATTCAAATAACTAAAACAAGCGGTGGCTCTAAGAAGTAA